One Flavobacteriales bacterium genomic window, GATGCAACAATCCGATTCCACGCTCCGCTCTGAATGACGCGCGGTGTGTACTACCATTTCATCACTCTTTTTTTTCCTACTGCCTTTTTACCCTCTCCCTACTACCTAATTTTCCTTCTATCCTCTTCCTATTCCCCCTTCTACCTTTCTGCCCACTACCCACTACCTATTTTTCCTTACTACCCTCTTCCCATTCCCCTTCTACCTTACTACCCACTACCCCCTACCTAATTTTCCTTACTTCCCACTACCCATTTCCCCTTCTACCTTTCTGCCCACTACCCACTACCCACTACCCCCTACCCATTTTCCCTTTCTACCCTCTTCCCTTCGTGGTTCTCCGTGTTCTTGTGCCTTCGTGGTTCCCCTCCATCTTCCTCTCCATTAACCAATCTTCATCCACATGATCTTTATCCCATTCGAAGGATGTTTCGCCTACAATTTGAAATCCGGATTTTTCATAAAAACGAATGGCGCGTGGATTGCGTTTCCAAACCGACAACTCAATTGTTGTACAATTTTTTTCTTTCGCAATTTCGATGGCTTGTTGAAGCAACAATTGCGCCAGTCCGGATCCATAAACTTCTTTGAGAATATATATTCTCGGAATGTTTAATACGAATGGCTTACGAATGGCGAGTCGAATATAACCCATTGCTTTTCCCTCTTTTTCTCCAATGAAAAACCAGGATGGTTCGTCCATCTCGAGTTGCATAACGGAAGCAGTAAAATAATTCCGCACATAATCTTCCATCAGTTCATCGGGAACCATCCCGCCATACGCTTCACGAAAAGTGATTTCACCAATTCGGGCCAATAATGAAGCATCATCGGCAAGCGCTTCGCGAAGCGTGAACATCAGACAACGAAATTGACAATCCGCTTAGGAACAACAATCACTTTTTTCGGTGTTTTTCCTTCGAGGTATTTTGCAGTTAACTCATGCGCCAATACTTCTTTTTCGATATCGGCGGGTTGCATATCGGCAGGTAGTTCCAGATTGAAACGAAGTTTTCCGTTGAACTGAATCGGATAAGTGAATGCACTCTCCACCAAATACTCGGCATTGAATACCGGTAATTGAGCATACGAAACACTTTCTTTATTCCCTAACAAACTCCATAGTTCTTCTGCAATATGCGGTGCATAAGGAGAAGCAAGCACAACCAAATCGCTTAACACGGAGCGTTTATTGCATTTTAAATCGCTGAGTTCGTTTACACAGATCATTAGTGTTGAAACGACTGTATTGAAGGAATAACGCTCAATATCGTCGTACACTTTCCGCATGCATTTATGCAGTGATTTTAATTCTTCTTTAGTAGCGGCATCATCACTCACAAAAAATCCGTTTTCATTATGAAATAAACGCCACATTTTTTTCAAAAAACGCGATGTGCCTTCGATTCCTTTTGTATCCCAGGGCTTATGTTGTTCCAGCGGACCCAAAAACATTTCGTAAAGGCGTAAGGTGTCGGTACCGAATTTTTCAATGATTAAATCGGGATTAACCACGTTCCATTTCGATTTGGACATTTTTTCTACTTCGCTTCCGCAAATAAATTTTCCGTCCTCCAATTCAAATTCTGCCTGTGCAAAATCTTCTCTCCACTTTTTAAATTCTTCAATATCCATTATGTCACCATCCACAAAATTTACGTCGACGTGAATAGGCGTGGTCTGATATTTATCTTTTAATCCATACGACACAAACTTGTGTGTTCCATTAATGCGATATGCAAACTTGGAAACTCCCTGAATCATTCCCTGATTAATCAGTTTTTTTGCAGGCTCTTCGAATTGAATATAACCGATGTCGAATAAGAATTTTGTCCAGAACCGGAAATAAAGTAAATGTCCCGTTGCATGTTCCGCACCGCCCATGTATAAATCCACCTGATTCCAGTACGCCATTTTCTCTTTCGACGCAAATTCCTTTTCATTTTTCGGATCCATGTAGCGAAGAAAATACCATGAACTTCCGGCCCAACCGGGCATGGTGGTGGTTTCGTATTCGTATTGATTTTTATATTTCCAGTCTTTAGCACGCGCCAGAGGTGGTTCTCCGGTTTCGGTTGGAAGAAATTTATCTACTTCGGGTAATGTAACCGGTAATTCATGTTCTTCTACGCAATAGGGAATTCCGTTTTTATAATACACCGGAATAGGTTCTCCCCAATAGCGTTGTCGACCAAAAACGGCATCGCGCAAACGGTAATTCACTTTTCCTTTTCCAATTCCCAGTTCTTCTACTTTCCGTATACAAACTTCTATCGCCTGATATCCGGTTAAGCCATCCAGAAATCCGGAATTGATCATTTTTGCTTCTTTGGTAGGATCTGCTTTTTCGGAAATATCTACGCCTTCCATAATAGCAGGAATCGGTAAATCGAAATGTTTGGCAAATACATAATCGCGCTGATCGCCACATGGTACTGCCATCACCGCTCCGGTGCCATAGCCTGCCAACACATAATCGGCAATCCAAACCGGAATTAACTTATCGGTAAAAGGATGTTTTACGTAAGCACCCGTAAATGCTCCACTCACATTTTTCACTTCAGCCTGACGCTCGCGTTCGCTTCTGTTTTTGGCGTAGTTTACATAATGCTCTACCACATCTTTGTGCTCGCGTGTTGTGATTTTTTCTACCAATTCATGTTCCGGTGCCAACACTAAAAAGGAAACTCCAAAGATGGTATCCGGACGCGTAGTAAATACTTCGACTTCTTCGTTATGTCCCACAAGTTTAAACCGGACACTTGCACCGGATGATTTTCCTATCCAGTTACGCTGTGCTTCCTTAATGCTTTCTGTCCAATCTATTTTTTCAAGGTCGTTTAATAATCGCTCTGCGTAAGCGGTAATCCGCAAACTCCATTGCTTCATTAATTTTCGCT contains:
- the leuS gene encoding leucine--tRNA ligase translates to MEYLPQDIEKKWQNYWAANKTFQAKYPSDRPKYYVLDMFPYPSGAGLHVGHPLGYIASDIVARFKRLQGYNVLHPMGYDSFGLPAEQYAIQTGQHPAITTEKNIARYREQLDRIGFSFDWDREVRTSNPDYYRWTQWIFIQLFHSWYNKKNDRAESIQTLISIFENEGFGGAAEQVLTGGIEKDVPAFSASEWKNFREEKQQEILMNFRLAYLDDSWVNWCPALGTVLANDEVKDGVSERGGHPVERKLMKQWSLRITAYAERLLNDLEKIDWTESIKEAQRNWIGKSSGASVRFKLVGHNEEVEVFTTRPDTIFGVSFLVLAPEHELVEKITTREHKDVVEHYVNYAKNRSERERQAEVKNVSGAFTGAYVKHPFTDKLIPVWIADYVLAGYGTGAVMAVPCGDQRDYVFAKHFDLPIPAIMEGVDISEKADPTKEAKMINSGFLDGLTGYQAIEVCIRKVEELGIGKGKVNYRLRDAVFGRQRYWGEPIPVYYKNGIPYCVEEHELPVTLPEVDKFLPTETGEPPLARAKDWKYKNQYEYETTTMPGWAGSSWYFLRYMDPKNEKEFASKEKMAYWNQVDLYMGGAEHATGHLLYFRFWTKFLFDIGYIQFEEPAKKLINQGMIQGVSKFAYRINGTHKFVSYGLKDKYQTTPIHVDVNFVDGDIMDIEEFKKWREDFAQAEFELEDGKFICGSEVEKMSKSKWNVVNPDLIIEKFGTDTLRLYEMFLGPLEQHKPWDTKGIEGTSRFLKKMWRLFHNENGFFVSDDAATKEELKSLHKCMRKVYDDIERYSFNTVVSTLMICVNELSDLKCNKRSVLSDLVVLASPYAPHIAEELWSLLGNKESVSYAQLPVFNAEYLVESAFTYPIQFNGKLRFNLELPADMQPADIEKEVLAHELTAKYLEGKTPKKVIVVPKRIVNFVV
- a CDS encoding GNAT family N-acetyltransferase; the protein is MFTLREALADDASLLARIGEITFREAYGGMVPDELMEDYVRNYFTASVMQLEMDEPSWFFIGEKEGKAMGYIRLAIRKPFVLNIPRIYILKEVYGSGLAQLLLQQAIEIAKEKNCTTIELSVWKRNPRAIRFYEKSGFQIVGETSFEWDKDHVDEDWLMERKMEGNHEGTRTRRTTKGRG